The sequence CGCGTGGGGCTGGACCGCTGCTGGCGGGCAGCATCGCCAGCGGATGAACGAGCGGCTGGGCGTGGCCGAGCGCGAGGGCATGCTGATCTGGACGCTTGACCCTGACGCGCTGATCGGGCGCGATCAGTACGGGCATACTGTCGCGCTGCGCCCCTTTATGGGCGTGATGGGCATGCCGCCCGATGAGCCTGGGATGCACTCCACCGCGCCGCCGCGCGGCGGCGGCGGGAATATTGATTGCAAGGAACTGACGCCGGGCAGCGCGCTCTATCTGCCCATTCTCGTGCCGGGTGGGCTGTTTTCGGTGGGCGATGGACACGCGGTCCAGGGCGACGGTGAGGTTTCCGGCACCGCCATTGAATGCCCGATGGAGCGCGTTGATCTAACCTTTCGCTTGCATGAAGACCTGCATCTGACGACGCCGCGCGCCCGGACTCCGGCTGGCTGGATGACCTTTGGCTTCGATGCCGACCTGAACGAAGCCACGATGATCGCGCTGGCGGCGATGCTCGATCTGCTGGGAGAGCACTATCAGCTCGAACGCCTGGAGGCGCTGGCGCTGGCGAGCCTGGTCGTCGATCTGCGCGTGACGCAGATCGTGAATGGGGTCTGCGGCATCCATGCGGTGCTGCCGCCGGGCGCTATCAAAGTCTGAGATAAGACGCTGGCTTTCTCCCGTATCAGCGGCGTATACTGTCTTTATAGGCTGGAGAAGAGAAGGTGTCTCAGCAGAGGCTAGAGCGAGGCTGCCCCTATGTCCCAACGTTCAGAGACGCGCCCTTCCGAGGAGCAGCGCCGACCACTGTACATCACTTACGAAGAATTTCTCGATTGGGCCGATGAGGATACCCTGGCGGAGTGGGTGAATGGAGCGATTGTGATGACCAGTCCGGCAAGCCTTCGGCATCAGAGGATCGTGAATTTCCTTGTGGCGGTTCTCTCGACCTTTAGCGAGATTCATTCGCTGGGCGAAGTTATTGATGGCCCATTTCAGATGAAGCTGGCGCGTTCGGGGCGTGAGCCGGATGTGCTGTTTGTGGCGCAGGCCCATCTGGACCGATTCAAGCAGACCTATCTTGATGGTCCTGCTGATCTGGTCATTGAGGTGGTTTCGCCGGAAAGTGCTGGCCGTGACCGGGGCGATAAGTTTTACGAGTATCGAGAGGCCGGTATCCCCGAATACTGGCTGATTGATCCCCAGCTTGAACAGGCCGAGTTCTACCAGTTGGATGCGGCGGGCCTTTACCAGCATATCGCTCCTGACGCCAGCGGCATCTATCGCTCGCTGGCGCTGCCAGGGTTCTGGCTGCGCGTGGAGTGGCTGTGGAGAGAGCCGCTCCCAGACGCCACGCAGGCTCTGCTGACGATTGATCGTGAGGCGTATGGCCGGTATTTGCAGGAGCGCCTTCAGCAGCCGGACCTGTGATACCAGATTCGCAGGAGGCTTATGAGGCGGCTTCCTGGGACGTTTCCCCCGCCTCGTCTTTCCCGGTGTGATAGTAATCTCGCGCTGCCGGAACCTGGACGAGATCCATTTCAGGATAGCGCAGCGCGGTGAGACGCCCGCCGAAGACGCAGCCGGTATCAATGTTCATAGTGCGGCGCACCTCGCGCGCTTCAGCCACCACGTTATGCCCATAGATGATGAGGGGGCCGTTGGTGGCCTGCTCGTCGGGGCGATTGGCGGCCCAATCCAGGCGAATGGGCAGGCCAGTTTCCGGGGCGCTCCCCGCGACATCCCCATACAGGCAGAACGCCTGGATGGCCCGGCTCCACTGTCCGATCATTGCGTCGCGGATGCCCGCGTGTGTCACCACCAGGCGGCCTTCATCGAGGATGAGATAGCCTGGCGCGTTCTGAAGCAGGGCGATGAGCCGGGGGCGCAGCGCGTCGCGCTCTTCCTGGGGCTGCGCGTCTAGCTCGGCGATGGTGGTTGACAGCCCATATCTGACCTGCACCTTGCGCCCCAGCAGCCAGCGCAGCAGCTTGTTATCGTGGTTGCCCTGCACGACCAGCGCCGCGTCGCGCGCCGCCATGCCCTCCACCAATGTCAGGACAGCCAGGCTGGCCGGGCCTCGGTCGGCGAGATCGCCGACAAAGACGGGCAGGCGTCCTTCAGGATGGACGAAATCTTGTTCCTCCTCGCGCCAGCGATAGCCCAGGCGCTCGAAGAGGGCGGCGAGTTCGTCGTAGCAGCCGTGAACATCGCCGATGATGTCGAAGGGCGGGGCGCTGCGCTCCGGGGCGAGGCCGCTGATTACCACGCGCGCGCTTGCCAGTTCCTCTGGCGAATGCAGCGTGTAGATTGTGTTGAAGTTTTCGGTGGGCAGCGCGCGCAAACTCAGGTCCAGGTTCTTGCGGTGGCGCTCCAGCGCGTCGGCAGGCACGCAATACGCCCGGCTGGCGTTCCACTGCTCGTTGATTTCCTGCGGCAGCGCGAAGACAACGGCAACCGGAGGGGTGCTATGCTGCGCGGCAATCTTGAGGAGTTCGGCGCGGATAGCGGGCTGGAGGGCCGTTGAATCAACGACGGTCAGCAAGCCCCGGCGCAGACGCTCGCCCAGGATGAAGTAGAGCAGGCGGAAGGCATCGCGCGAAGCCGTTTGATCGGTCTGGTCGTCGGTCAGCATACCCCGGCAGGCGTCGGACGAGACGATCTGTGTCGGCAGAAAGTGGCGCGCCGCCCAGGAGGATTTACCGCTGCCCGCCGGTCCCACCAGGACAACCATCGCGCCCAGCGGGAGCCGAATTACCGGATCGCCGGGCGCGCTTTGAGATGACGCAGCATGTTGCATAAGCGTTTCCGATAACCAAAAGCGATAGAGACCAGTATCATTGTAGCACAGGAGTATGGCCGGTTTCTACCAGAAAGCGGCCAGCGATAAGATGCGTAACTCTGCTATTGTGTGGTATACTGGGCCGCGACAATGGGAAGCGGTTGACTTGTAGCGCCGCCAGGATGGCGGCTCACCGCTGGCCTGCTGGTACGTTGACCTGGAGGGCGCACGCCACTTGTAGCGCCGCCAACCTGGCGGCTCAACGTTGGCCCGCCGCTACGATGGATTGGAGGGCGACCGCTCGCCCTGGCGGACGACGGGCCGCCAGGATGGCGGCGCTACAAGTGGCCCCCCGATAGGTGGTGGAAAGCGGTGATTTCGCTGAGCAAGTGGATTTTCGCTGAGAAGGAGTGTGAGCGGCGTTATGGAAGCACAGGTCTTGCGCGGGCAGGTGATTCATGTGAACGAAGATGGCTGGGTGGTGATTAACCGGGGCGCTCAGGATGGGGTGAGCGAAGGGCTGCGCTTTGCCGTGCTGGGCGAGCGCAAGCCTCGCCAGATTCGTGATCCTTTTGCTTCTGCTGAAGCGACGAGCGAGCCTGCTTCCCTGGTGGTCCTGCGGGCCGATACCGTCTATGAATTGCTGCGCGTGATTCTGGTGGAGCGCCGCTGCTGCGTGGCGATCTCTGACCGCGTGCCGCCTGAGCGGACGCCGCAGCCGTTCCTGGGGCCGCAGGGTGAGCTGCTGATCTATACGCCGCCGCCCGACGATTGGCGCTATGACGCGCTTGATCTGGAGGAGGAGAGCGAAGACGCGCCCGCTGATGAAGCCGCCGAAGGCGCTCATGAAGATGAAGCTGAGGGCGATCCGCCGGAGAAGGACTCTGCCAGCAAGGCTGAGGGAGGGAGCAAGTCGGAAGCCGAGGACAGCTCGGCGGCTGACCTTACCGAGCGGCAGCAGGAGCGCCTCTGGGATGGCGCGCTGCCGTTAAATGCGGTCCAGGTGGGTGACGAGGTGGTGGTGGCGCTGCCCTATCGGCCTGGCGCGGGGGAAGCGCCTGCTGAAGCCACGCTTCCTGCTGCGGCTGATGGGCCGACCAGGCCGGCTTCCTATGATTGGCTCAAGCTCTAACGTTGGGGAATGAAAGTTGCAATATCTCTCCACGCGCCTCAAAGCGGGCGCGTGGATGAAGCGACGAGTTCTCTGAAAGGAGAGCAAGAACGATGTGTGTCAGTTGTGGCTGTGGTCAGGTCAACGATGATCACGGCGATGATCGCAACATTACGATGAAAGACATGCGCTCGGCGGCCCAGGCGGCGGATATTGATGTGCAGACGGCGGCCCGAAACATCCAGCAGGCGATGAGCCAGGGTGGGGGTATGGGCAAGCAGCAGCCTCAGATGGGCGGCCAGAGCTATGGCGCCCAGCCAGGTATGGGCCAGGGACCAGGCGCCAGCAGGCCCGGCGGTGGCCCTGGCGGCCAGCAGCGGCAGGCGCAGGGCTTCGGCTTGGGCGACTACCCTGAGACTGACCAGCCGGAGGAGTATCGCAGCCGGGAAACGGACTTTTAGCGGGCGATCAACGCTGAGGACGGCGTGTTCAGTTCGCTTCTAGAGCGCATTGGCTTGAACGATGCGCGCCAGGGAAAGCATCTGTGCAAGGCAGTGGGAACTCCTGTTCCTGCTGCCTTGACTTTTGCCGCTGCTCTCGGCTAGAGTAGCAGAAGAAACCACCGCGCCCACGCGACATCGCCAACGAATGGAGGCAAAACAGTCAATGCGTGCTGTAGATGATGATACTGAGATGAAGGTTGCGATCTTGCGCAAGCTTCAGTATTGGGGAAAGCTGCCCGAAAGCGATCTCAGTCGCATGCTGCGCCAGTATCACTTGATTACTGATGATTTTCGGGATATGGAAGAAGAAGGGCTGATTGAGATGCGCTTCATCGGTGATGAGTATGTCGTTGGCCCGACGGTCTTCGGAACGCTCTTTCTCGAACAGCAAGAGAAAGAGGATCAGGCCATAGAAGACCAGCCCGGCGCAGAGCCAGACTAGGAGGATGGGGCAGCATGATTCACGAAGAAGATGACGAGACGAGTATGCCTTTCACCAATGTGACGCCTGAGCAAGCGCAGGAGATGATTGCTCAGGGCGCGCTGGTGGTGGATGTGCGCCAGCCAAACGAGTGGATTGAGGGGCATATCCCCGAAGCGGAATTGATTCCCCTGGATGGCATTTATCTGTTTGGCAAAGCGATTGCCGACTACCCCAGGGATCGAGAGATGATCCTGGTGTGCGAAATGGGCCAGCGGAGCGTGGGGGCTGCTGAGATCGCGCTGGTGGCGGGCCACACGCGCGTCTACAACCTGGTTGGCGGCATGCGGGCCTGGCGCATGAGAAAACTGCCGCTGGCGCGCTAGCGGCCCTACCCTGGCGGCAGTACAGGCGGCTGGCCGTCTGGAAGGCGCGCTGTAAGTAGCTGTCAGGCGGTCTTATCATGGGGCAAGAGTTCGGCCATGCGCTTCCCCAGGTATTCGGGAGTGATGTTCAGCAGGCCAGCCGCGCGCGCAGTGTCTTGATCGCTCTGGCGCAGCGCGGTGCGCAGCGCCTCGCGCTCCACCTCGCGCAGCATGTCGTCGAGCGGCGTCTTCTGGCGGACCTTCTGGTCAATGTCCAGCACGTAGCGATTGAGTTCGTTGGCGAAGACGATATGCTGCGTGGTGATCACGCCGCCCCGGCTCATGACAACGGCGCGCTCGATAATGTTTTCCAGTTCGCGCACGTTGCCCGGCCAATCATAGCGTTCCAGAATGACCATCGCATCCTCGGAGATGCGCCCTGGGGGGGTCGTCGGGCTGAAGCGGTGTTTGTCTAGAAAGTGGGCCACCAGGGCCGGAATGTCGTCGCGGCGCTCGCGCAGCGGTGGCATGTGGACGGCAATGACATTCAGGCGGAAGAACAGGTCTTCGCGGAAACGCCCGGCCAGCACTTCCTCGCGCAGCGTCTTGTTGGTGGCCGCCACCACGCGCACATCCACTTTGACCGGCATGGTCCCGCCAACTCGCTCGAACTCGCGCTCTTGCAGCACGCGCAGTATCTTCTTTTGCGTACCCAGCGTCATCTCGCCGATTTCATCAAGAAAGATCGTGCCTTTGTTGGCGGCCTCGAAGCGCCCTTTGTGCTGGGCAATTGCGCCGGTAAAAGCGCCCTTTTCGTGGCCGAAGAGTTCGCTTTCCAGCAGCGTTTCCGGCAGAGCGGCGCAGTTGACTTTCACCAGCGGCCCCATCCGGCGGTCCGAGGCCAGGTGAATGGTTTCGGCCATCAATTCTTTGCCGGTGCCGGTTTCACCGGTAATTAAGACGGTGGCAGGGTTGCGCGCCACCAGGCCAATCGTCTTGAAAATATCAATCATGGACGAACTGCGGCCCACCATCCGATCCGTCGGATCGCGGCTCTCCACCCGCCGCCGCAGTTCGCGCACTTCCTGGGCCAGCCGCTGATGCTCGAAGACCCGGTTGACATTGAGCAGGACATCATCCAGTTCATCAAAAGGCTTGGTGATGTAGTCAAAAGCCCCGAGTTGAATGGCTTTGATTGCCAGGCTGGAGGTGCCAAAGGCGGTCATAATGATGATGGGGACTTCCACGCCTTGTTCGTGGAGCCGCTGAAGAATCTGAATACCATCTTCGGCCAGCGGCTGATGCGTGTCCCCGCGCAGGCCGTCGGCGGCATCGCGCGAAGGCATACGCACATCCACTAACGCCAGGTCTGGTCGGTCGTCTTCCGATCCCATCAGGAGGCGCAATACTTCGTCGCTCGTTTCGGCTTCTTGCACCTGATAGCCCTCGGCCTCGAAGAGTGAGCGCAGCAGGGAACGAATATCAGCCTCGTCGTCTGCAACAAGAATGCGGCGATGCGTTGGCAGCGTGGCTTCCTCGGTTTCGCTATGAGAGCCGGGCCGATGGTTAGAGATGCTCATCCTTTGGTCCTCCAGTGTAGTCTACCCCGCTCTGCCAGATCTCATCGGTATGCTCTACAGAGCGCCTCAGCACTTTTTGCGCCAGTTTTGCCTCCATATGTTTGCCTGTGGCCGCCCCTCAGAGCAGATGGGTAATCTCTTTGGCGACCTCTGTTACTGTTGCATCCAGGCGTGTATTCTCAATATAGTCCAGCGCGCGAGTTAGCACTTCATCAGCTATGCTGGCGCTGTTGCTGACACAGACGAACCCCAGCGTTGCAATCTGCCAGCGGTCCTGATCCTCCACTTCGGCCACCGCGAGATCAAACCGATTCCGCAGGCGCTCCAGCAGGGAACGCACGACTTGCCGTTTCTCTTTTAAGGAATGGCTGGCCGGGAGATGCAGCGTGACCCGGCAGGCGCCAACGACCATAGGATGATGATTTGATCCTGGCATCAGAGCCTGATGCGCAGGCGGCGCTTTCACTACAAAGCCTGACTACAGAAGCTGGCGTAAAGAAGGACAGGAGGACGCGCGAAATAACAGTATGAGATACGCGCTCGCGTTGACACGGCGAATGTATCCTGATGTCCTTGAAAAATCAGCCAGAGATAGTAGAATGGCCCGCTTGCAGCAGGAGCGGCCTATTTTCAGTGTGCCAACAGGAGCATTATATCACTCACCCTCGGAGAAACAAAAGCCCGTTCTGAGCCAGCATATTTTATGCCAGCGCCACGCCCCCCACCCGCATCGGCGCGGCGTCTGTACCTGTAGCGCCGCCTTCCAGGCGGCCACCGCTGCGCCAGAGCGAGCGTGCGCCCTCCAGGCTAACGTACCAGCAGGCCAGCGTTGAGCCGACTGGAAGGCGGCGCTACAAGTGGCGTTCGCCCTCCAGGTCAACCTCCCAGCAGGCCAGCGTCCAGCCGCCTGGAGGGACGCGCGAGCGACCACCGGGAGCGAGAGCCTCTCGCTCGAAGAGGCTCAGCCGAGCGAGAATGGCCGCCCCCACCCGCATCAGCGCGGCGTCTGTACCTGTAGCGCCGCCATCTTGGCGGCCACCGCTGCGCCAGCGCGAGCGTGCGCCCTCCAGGTCAACGTACCAGCAGGCCAGCGTTGAGCCGCCTGGAAGGCGGCGCTACAAGTGGCGTTCGCCCTCCAGACTAACGTACCAGCAGGCCAGCGTCCAGCCGCCGAGACGGCGGCGCTACAAGTTGCAAAAGCCCTTCAATGGGTGTCGGCGGGCTGGCGCGGCAGGTGGATGCTAAACCGGGTTCCCTGGCCGATCTGGCTTTGCGCCCAAAGAGCGCCGTTGTGCGCCTGAATAATCGCCAGGGCAATAGGCAGCCCCAGCCCGGAGCCACCCGCGTTCATGGCTTTCAGGATGCCGCTGCTGCCGGGCGGCTGGCCGACGGCGCGATGCTCGTTCGTATAGCCGCTGCGCGAGCGCGTCTTGTCGGCGCGATAGAACCGCTCGAAGATATGCGGCAGGTCTTCCGGCCTGATACCCTGGCCGTTATCGGCTATGACGATTTGCGCCATGTCGGGCGAACGGCTCACCTGCGCCTGTACCCAGCCATCGGCGCCCTGGCGTCCGTATTTCAGCGCGTTGTCCAACAGGATCAGCAAGACCTGCTTGATCTTATCTTGATCGCCCAGGATCAGCAGCGGGCCGCCCCTATCGGTGCGCATCGTAACGGTGCGCTCTCCGGCCAGGATGCGCGCCTGGTCCACCGATTCGCCAACCAGGCTGATCAGATCAAACTGCTTGAAGGTCAGTTGCCGCCCGGCGTCCAGCCGCGCCAGGGTCAGCAGATCATGCACCAGCCGCGACATCCGCTCGCACTCGCGCTGCATGGCTTGCAGCACGTGCGTCGCGGTTTCGGGGTCGTCTTTGGCCCCACGCAGCAGGACATCGGTGAAGCCGCGCAGAGAGGTGAGCGGTGTGCGCAGTTCGTGCGAGGCGTCGGCCACAAACTGGCGCATATGCGCTTCGGACTCCTGCTGCGCAGCCAGGGCCGCGCGTTGAGCGGCAAAAGCGATGTCAATGCGATCTATCATTTCATCGAACGAAGCCGAAAGCTCGCCAATCTCGTCGCCGCTGTGGGGCAGGTTGACGCGCTGGCTGAGATCGCCGGAGGCAATCGCTTCGGCAGTGGCCGTCATCCTGCTGAGCGGGCGCAGCGCCCGACCTATCAGCGGCGCGCCCAGCAGCGCCGCCACCAGGACCAGGGCCAGCATGCCCAGGGCCATATAGAGCATCAGCCGGGCGATGACCGCGTTGACGCTGCCAAAATTGGTGACAACCTCAAGGACGGCGGTATGCGCGCGTCCGTTCAGGGTCGTGCAGTGTTCGCAGCGAAAGCCGATGAGAATAACCCCCACGCCAGCGCCCGGCGGCTGATAGGTTGCGGAATCAGCTCCCTGGCCCGGCTGGCGTGTCAGTTGAGCCAGGTTGAAATAGGGCGCGGCCTGGCCGATCATATTGCCGGGGGAGCTTGCAACGACCTGGCCGGTGCGCGGGTCAACCATGAAGACCTGCTGCACGTCGGTTAGCCCGTCAATGGCCGCGCCAACAGTACGCTCGAAGGCGGGGGAAGGGCTGCCGATGTCAACGCTGACCGCCGACTCGAAGGCCGCTTTGTTGGCGGCAAACTGTTTGGCCGCGCCTACCTGGGTGCGCGCGAGTGCTTCGCTGCGCAGATAGGGGCGGATGGTCAGGAAGAGGAAGACGCCCAGCAGCAAGAAAGCGACGGCCAGGAAGCCAACCAGGGCGAAGGCCAATCGCCAGCGCAGCGAGCGCAGGAAGCTGAGACGTCCGACAGGACGCCTGGGGCGTCGCGGTGGGAACTGCGGCACGACCTGGGAGCGCGTGGGCGGCTGGATGGGCTGAGGCATTGGGC comes from Ktedonobacterales bacterium and encodes:
- a CDS encoding rhodanese-like domain-containing protein, which codes for MIHEEDDETSMPFTNVTPEQAQEMIAQGALVVDVRQPNEWIEGHIPEAELIPLDGIYLFGKAIADYPRDREMILVCEMGQRSVGAAEIALVAGHTRVYNLVGGMRAWRMRKLPLAR
- a CDS encoding ATP-binding protein, with the translated sequence MVRSRMSLEAHQPAFQPLPPTVSPPGAPGQTAPTRPPSRALRPAGPMPQPIQPPTRSQVVPQFPPRRPRRPVGRLSFLRSLRWRLAFALVGFLAVAFLLLGVFLFLTIRPYLRSEALARTQVGAAKQFAANKAAFESAVSVDIGSPSPAFERTVGAAIDGLTDVQQVFMVDPRTGQVVASSPGNMIGQAAPYFNLAQLTRQPGQGADSATYQPPGAGVGVILIGFRCEHCTTLNGRAHTAVLEVVTNFGSVNAVIARLMLYMALGMLALVLVAALLGAPLIGRALRPLSRMTATAEAIASGDLSQRVNLPHSGDEIGELSASFDEMIDRIDIAFAAQRAALAAQQESEAHMRQFVADASHELRTPLTSLRGFTDVLLRGAKDDPETATHVLQAMQRECERMSRLVHDLLTLARLDAGRQLTFKQFDLISLVGESVDQARILAGERTVTMRTDRGGPLLILGDQDKIKQVLLILLDNALKYGRQGADGWVQAQVSRSPDMAQIVIADNGQGIRPEDLPHIFERFYRADKTRSRSGYTNEHRAVGQPPGSSGILKAMNAGGSGLGLPIALAIIQAHNGALWAQSQIGQGTRFSIHLPRQPADTH
- a CDS encoding DUF503 domain-containing protein — translated: MPGSNHHPMVVGACRVTLHLPASHSLKEKRQVVRSLLERLRNRFDLAVAEVEDQDRWQIATLGFVCVSNSASIADEVLTRALDYIENTRLDATVTEVAKEITHLL
- a CDS encoding Uma2 family endonuclease, with protein sequence MSQRSETRPSEEQRRPLYITYEEFLDWADEDTLAEWVNGAIVMTSPASLRHQRIVNFLVAVLSTFSEIHSLGEVIDGPFQMKLARSGREPDVLFVAQAHLDRFKQTYLDGPADLVIEVVSPESAGRDRGDKFYEYREAGIPEYWLIDPQLEQAEFYQLDAAGLYQHIAPDASGIYRSLALPGFWLRVEWLWREPLPDATQALLTIDREAYGRYLQERLQQPDL
- a CDS encoding sigma-54 dependent transcriptional regulator, yielding MSISNHRPGSHSETEEATLPTHRRILVADDEADIRSLLRSLFEAEGYQVQEAETSDEVLRLLMGSEDDRPDLALVDVRMPSRDAADGLRGDTHQPLAEDGIQILQRLHEQGVEVPIIIMTAFGTSSLAIKAIQLGAFDYITKPFDELDDVLLNVNRVFEHQRLAQEVRELRRRVESRDPTDRMVGRSSSMIDIFKTIGLVARNPATVLITGETGTGKELMAETIHLASDRRMGPLVKVNCAALPETLLESELFGHEKGAFTGAIAQHKGRFEAANKGTIFLDEIGEMTLGTQKKILRVLQEREFERVGGTMPVKVDVRVVAATNKTLREEVLAGRFREDLFFRLNVIAVHMPPLRERRDDIPALVAHFLDKHRFSPTTPPGRISEDAMVILERYDWPGNVRELENIIERAVVMSRGGVITTQHIVFANELNRYVLDIDQKVRQKTPLDDMLREVEREALRTALRQSDQDTARAAGLLNITPEYLGKRMAELLPHDKTA
- a CDS encoding acetamidase/formamidase family protein; translated protein: MATYSIEPERATLHGTFSREFPPVLTIDSGDTVRFRTLDAGWGLEPPAAPGTRGRKFEPRIEERDTGHALCGPVAIRGAEPGMTLEVQIDAIRPGAWGWTAAGGQHRQRMNERLGVAEREGMLIWTLDPDALIGRDQYGHTVALRPFMGVMGMPPDEPGMHSTAPPRGGGGNIDCKELTPGSALYLPILVPGGLFSVGDGHAVQGDGEVSGTAIECPMERVDLTFRLHEDLHLTTPRARTPAGWMTFGFDADLNEATMIALAAMLDLLGEHYQLERLEALALASLVVDLRVTQIVNGVCGIHAVLPPGAIKV
- a CDS encoding AAA family ATPase, translated to MQHAASSQSAPGDPVIRLPLGAMVVLVGPAGSGKSSWAARHFLPTQIVSSDACRGMLTDDQTDQTASRDAFRLLYFILGERLRRGLLTVVDSTALQPAIRAELLKIAAQHSTPPVAVVFALPQEINEQWNASRAYCVPADALERHRKNLDLSLRALPTENFNTIYTLHSPEELASARVVISGLAPERSAPPFDIIGDVHGCYDELAALFERLGYRWREEEQDFVHPEGRLPVFVGDLADRGPASLAVLTLVEGMAARDAALVVQGNHDNKLLRWLLGRKVQVRYGLSTTIAELDAQPQEERDALRPRLIALLQNAPGYLILDEGRLVVTHAGIRDAMIGQWSRAIQAFCLYGDVAGSAPETGLPIRLDWAANRPDEQATNGPLIIYGHNVVAEAREVRRTMNIDTGCVFGGRLTALRYPEMDLVQVPAARDYYHTGKDEAGETSQEAAS